The Agrobacterium vitis genome has a segment encoding these proteins:
- a CDS encoding GGDEF domain-containing protein, whose protein sequence is MIRILNWLSLRRGFEDLSQRGNIFSFVMHLMFSSVSLALGFQIVALPFCWMLGLMPMPIIDAVKLSVAMSWLLGSFVATITGVFVAREIRSLAIAKAKYEHLSRIDGLSGLLNRRAFSEALDQTEGNASLAIADLDWFKSINDAYGHSAGDFVIRAVADILCHFANDPHVTARLGGEEFGLIIQGDTIQQRFERIDMIRRSISDLRLHFDGRLISTSISIGVAEISPERRPEVVYAAADRALYRAKANGRNCIVHEMTHGPQPLKQVIQAVS, encoded by the coding sequence TTGATTCGAATATTGAACTGGCTTTCGCTGCGCCGAGGATTTGAAGATCTCTCGCAAAGGGGAAACATTTTCAGCTTTGTCATGCATCTGATGTTTTCGTCCGTTTCGCTTGCGCTTGGCTTTCAGATCGTTGCCCTGCCGTTCTGTTGGATGCTGGGTCTGATGCCGATGCCGATCATCGATGCGGTCAAGCTCAGCGTGGCGATGAGCTGGTTGTTGGGCAGTTTCGTGGCGACGATTACCGGTGTCTTCGTGGCGCGTGAAATCCGCAGTCTCGCCATCGCCAAGGCAAAATACGAGCATCTGAGCAGGATTGACGGTCTGTCCGGCCTGCTGAACCGGCGTGCCTTTTCGGAAGCGCTGGACCAGACGGAGGGGAACGCTTCGCTGGCCATCGCCGATCTCGATTGGTTCAAGTCTATCAACGATGCTTACGGCCACAGCGCCGGTGATTTCGTCATTCGGGCCGTGGCAGACATTCTGTGCCATTTCGCCAATGATCCGCATGTCACGGCCAGGCTTGGCGGCGAGGAATTCGGTTTGATCATCCAAGGCGACACGATCCAGCAGCGGTTTGAGCGGATCGACATGATCCGCCGCAGTATTTCCGACCTTCGGCTGCATTTCGACGGTCGGTTGATTTCGACATCCATATCGATCGGCGTTGCGGAAATTTCGCCGGAAAGGCGGCCGGAAGTGGTCTATGCGGCGGCCGACCGCGCGCTTTACCGTGCCAAGGCTAATGGCCGCAACTGTATCGTGCATGAAATGACCCATGGCCCGCAGCCGTTGAAGCAGGTTATCCAGGCCGTATCCTGA
- the ureE gene encoding urease accessory protein UreE, which translates to MLRVISYLPASDALDPAVSTVVLAHDMRHLRRKLLHLADGEMVMLDLKEAVLFADGDRLVLDNGDQIAVKAADERLYAIVPRDGQHLLELAWHLGNRHLPAQIELDRILIGRDPVIRAMLEGLGATVSEVVEPFQPVRGAYHSHGSHAHHAHS; encoded by the coding sequence ATGCTGCGTGTGATTTCTTATCTTCCGGCCTCAGATGCCCTTGATCCGGCGGTATCGACGGTTGTTCTGGCCCATGACATGCGCCACCTGCGTCGCAAACTGCTGCATCTAGCCGATGGCGAGATGGTGATGCTGGACCTGAAGGAAGCGGTACTTTTTGCCGATGGCGACCGTCTGGTGCTTGATAACGGCGACCAGATCGCGGTGAAGGCCGCCGATGAACGGCTCTACGCGATTGTGCCGCGCGACGGGCAGCATCTGCTGGAACTGGCCTGGCATCTTGGCAACCGTCATCTCCCTGCTCAGATCGAACTGGACCGCATCCTGATCGGCCGTGATCCGGTGATCCGCGCCATGCTGGAGGGCTTGGGCGCGACGGTCAGTGAGGTGGTGGAGCCGTTTCAGCCGGTGCGTGGCGCTTATCACAGCCATGGGTCACATGCCCATCACGCCCATTCCTGA
- a CDS encoding urease accessory protein UreF, translating to MTIALDTLGLIRLMTWLSPAFPVGGFAYSGGLEKAVEDGLIDGDGTAIGRQEALLAWLTSLLDHGAVWNDAVLLAEAWRVWNMPQFLTEVSDLALALAGSRERYQETTALGAAFREAGRAWADPLSALSPDPIAYPVAVGAVGASQGIGCEAVLAAYLHAALSQQVSAGIRLSLIGQTGGLAILSRLEAPVASLAARAVQSGLDDLGSATIAADIVSARHEGQSVRLFRS from the coding sequence ATGACCATTGCTCTCGACACGCTCGGCCTGATCCGGCTGATGACATGGCTCTCGCCGGCCTTTCCTGTGGGCGGCTTTGCCTATTCGGGCGGGCTGGAAAAGGCGGTCGAGGATGGGTTGATCGATGGTGACGGCACCGCTATCGGGCGCCAAGAGGCGTTGCTGGCCTGGCTGACATCGCTGCTGGACCATGGCGCAGTTTGGAACGATGCGGTGCTTCTGGCTGAGGCCTGGCGGGTCTGGAATATGCCGCAGTTCCTAACCGAGGTGTCGGATCTGGCATTGGCGCTGGCCGGCTCTCGGGAGCGCTATCAGGAAACCACGGCACTTGGCGCGGCGTTTCGTGAAGCGGGCCGCGCCTGGGCGGACCCGCTTTCGGCTCTGTCGCCCGATCCAATCGCCTATCCGGTGGCGGTTGGGGCGGTCGGCGCCAGTCAGGGGATAGGTTGCGAAGCCGTGCTTGCCGCCTATTTGCACGCAGCCCTGTCGCAGCAGGTCTCGGCGGGTATTCGCCTCAGCCTGATCGGCCAGACCGGTGGCCTCGCCATTCTGTCGCGGCTCGAGGCGCCTGTGGCAAGCCTAGCTGCCCGGGCCGTCCAGTCGGGGTTGGACGATCTTGGCAGCGCCACGATTGCCGCAGACATCGTTTCGGCACGCCATGAAGGTCAATCTGTGCGACTGTTCCGGTCGTGA
- the ureG gene encoding urease accessory protein UreG — MKSANGPLRVGIGGPVGSGKTALTEKLCKAMRDRYSVAVVTNDIYTREDADALIRMQALSSDRVVGVETGGCPHTAIREDASINLQAIASLNERIPDLDVIFIESGGDNLAATFSPDLADVTIYVISVCQGEEIPRKGGPGITRSDLLVINKKDLAPYVEVDLDVMDRDAARMREARPHVFSDLKRGEGVADIVRFLESHGGL, encoded by the coding sequence ATGAAATCGGCAAATGGTCCGTTGCGGGTCGGAATTGGTGGGCCGGTCGGCTCAGGCAAGACGGCACTGACGGAAAAGCTGTGCAAGGCGATGCGTGACCGCTATTCGGTGGCCGTCGTCACCAATGATATCTACACCCGTGAGGATGCCGACGCTTTGATCCGCATGCAAGCGCTGTCTTCTGACCGGGTGGTGGGCGTTGAGACCGGCGGCTGTCCGCATACGGCGATCCGGGAGGATGCGTCAATCAATCTCCAGGCGATTGCCTCACTGAATGAGCGCATTCCCGATCTCGACGTGATTTTCATCGAATCCGGTGGCGACAATCTGGCCGCGACCTTTTCGCCCGATCTGGCTGATGTGACGATCTATGTAATCTCGGTCTGTCAGGGCGAGGAAATTCCCCGCAAAGGCGGGCCAGGCATTACCCGCTCGGATCTACTGGTCATCAACAAGAAGGATCTGGCACCCTATGTCGAGGTGGATCTCGATGTGATGGATCGCGATGCGGCGCGTATGCGCGAGGCCCGTCCGCATGTGTTTTCCGACCTGAAGCGTGGCGAGGGCGTGGCCGACATCGTTCGCTTCCTTGAAAGCCATGGGGGCCTTTGA
- the aidB gene encoding AidB family quorum-quenching N-acyl homoserine lactonase: MTEIRRFGCYDVTIMVDGVFRAPIEHLDHASSDVVRNAAVAAWEAPTIDMDVNFFVLSSADGITLVDAGTGPYWGPELGLGRAALERAGISRADVRRVLLTHLHGDHALGLFDDAGQYFPQAEIVVPQADLAFFTNAPLKETIPVYRRGGFDIAARLLEIYPDRVRPVLEGQVRPGIEMVSMHGHTPGHSGYLIGEGAEKLVLWGDLVHAPKLQLDDPDFCFIYDADARQGADSRRTIFTHASEKGWTASGGHVSGFVRVEKADKGWHFVAA, translated from the coding sequence ATGACGGAAATACGTCGTTTCGGGTGCTATGATGTGACGATCATGGTCGATGGTGTTTTTAGAGCGCCGATTGAACATCTGGATCACGCCAGCAGTGACGTGGTGCGAAATGCGGCGGTCGCGGCGTGGGAGGCACCCACCATTGATATGGACGTCAATTTCTTCGTGCTGTCGAGCGCTGACGGCATTACCCTGGTCGATGCGGGAACAGGCCCTTATTGGGGTCCTGAACTGGGGCTTGGAAGGGCTGCGCTGGAGAGGGCTGGAATAAGCCGCGCCGATGTGCGCCGGGTTCTCCTCACCCATTTGCATGGCGACCATGCGCTGGGCCTTTTTGACGACGCCGGACAATATTTTCCTCAAGCGGAAATCGTCGTCCCGCAAGCAGATCTGGCCTTTTTTACCAATGCCCCGCTGAAGGAGACCATCCCCGTCTATCGGCGTGGTGGCTTCGACATCGCTGCCCGCCTGCTGGAAATCTACCCCGATCGTGTGCGACCCGTCCTGGAAGGGCAAGTACGTCCTGGAATAGAGATGGTTTCCATGCACGGCCACACGCCTGGTCACTCCGGCTATCTGATTGGCGAGGGAGCGGAAAAGCTCGTGCTTTGGGGCGATCTTGTGCATGCGCCCAAACTTCAGCTTGATGACCCCGATTTCTGCTTCATCTACGACGCGGATGCCAGACAGGGCGCCGACAGCCGCCGGACCATCTTCACCCATGCAAGCGAAAAAGGCTGGACTGCCTCAGGCGGCCATGTTTCCGGTTTCGTGCGGGTGGAAAAAGCAGACAAGGGCTGGCATTTCGTCGCTGCCTGA
- a CDS encoding Crp/Fnr family transcriptional regulator produces MAVNKVLNLNSRDRNILVKSPLMATLGPGSLNRMLELATVLSFEARDILFREGDPADYFYCVLTGYVRLYRLNKDGREADIRISGGGDTFAESLLAMGDTYHYNAQAAEHVTVARFDLAKVRQLAEQENDIARSVIRCLSNYLRSTMDCIANDRLQTAPQRVAQYLIDNCPNSGGAVSIRLPFQKSLLAGKLGLAPEALSRAFSTLRHSGVTVRGRMVQINDVNTLRQI; encoded by the coding sequence CTGGCCGTGAACAAGGTTTTGAATTTGAACAGTCGCGATCGCAATATTCTGGTAAAATCACCCCTGATGGCCACGCTCGGCCCGGGTTCTTTAAACCGGATGCTGGAACTGGCGACAGTGTTGAGCTTCGAGGCGCGCGATATTCTGTTTCGCGAGGGCGACCCTGCCGATTATTTCTATTGCGTGCTGACCGGCTATGTCCGCCTCTATCGCCTGAACAAGGACGGTCGCGAAGCCGACATCCGCATCAGCGGCGGTGGTGATACCTTTGCCGAAAGCCTGTTGGCCATGGGCGATACCTATCACTATAACGCCCAGGCGGCGGAGCATGTGACCGTAGCGCGATTTGATCTCGCCAAAGTACGCCAGCTTGCAGAGCAGGAAAACGACATTGCCCGTTCAGTGATCCGCTGCCTTTCCAATTATCTGCGCAGCACCATGGATTGCATCGCCAATGACCGACTGCAAACCGCTCCGCAACGCGTAGCACAATATCTGATCGACAATTGCCCCAATAGCGGCGGTGCCGTGTCGATCCGCCTGCCCTTCCAGAAAAGCCTGCTGGCCGGCAAGCTGGGCCTTGCACCCGAAGCCCTGTCACGCGCCTTTTCCACCCTGCGGCACAGCGGCGTCACTGTGCGCGGCCGGATGGTCCAGATCAACGATGTCAACACACTCCGACAGATTTGA
- a CDS encoding efflux RND transporter permease subunit: MNFSAWSIRNPIAPLLGFFLLMVLGIQSFNSLPITRFPNIDVAVVSISVTQSGASPSELEMQVTKEIEDAVASINGVDEISSKVNDGVSVTSVVFRIEIPTQQAVQDVKDAVDRIRNDLPAGVDEPIVNKVDVEGQAIQTFAVSAPNMTLEELSWFVDDTIKRALQGQKGIGRIDRIGGADREIRIELDPDRLNALGITAADVNKQLRGTNVDIGSGRGQVAGAEQAIRVLGDTRNVQALATTTIAISSDRFVKLADLGRIIDSYTEPKSFALFDNQPVVSFSVFRSKGASDVAVAELVAKSLDEVRAQNPDVGINLISDFVYFTYGNYTAAIDTLLEGAILAVIVVFLFLKNWRATLISAIALPLSAIPTFWILEMMGFSLNLVSFLALTLATGILVDDAIVEIENIARHIKMGKTPYRAAIEAADEIGLAVIATTFTIVAVFVPVSFMGGIPGQYFIQFGLTVAFSVLFSLLVARLITPMMAAYLMRPEDGHDGDEGQEGRFMRLYTRLVLTTTSTWYRRYLTLAAALVFLVVSVGLLMQVPTSFLPPEDAGRITLSIELPPNATLDETESRARQITETLKPLAGVQSVFVQGGTSPSGDLELRRASVTLQLFRIEHSLVKTVVNKLIGGLPLIGPHLPKMTVVGRTIPQWQIEKQVFAKLHDIPDMRVQKMNDRGARDMAFYFLSKNEEDLTEAVSILEAKLRTVPVLANVSADGSLPRPELQIRPKTDEMARLGITAQQVSETLRVATIGDIDAQLPKISLDGRLIPIRVQAALGQRRDLGAIRALKIKSASGSMVPLSTVVDIDYTQGISSIKRNHRDRVVSIGADLPQGVALDTATAAFKQAVASAKIPASVYLKETGDTKVQKEMLASFVNAMILGLLLVLIVLILLFKDIIQPFTILLSLPLAVGGVAVALIITHNALSMPVLIGILMLMGIVTKNAILLIDFAIEMRRHGMERVEAMVEAGRKRARPIIMTSIAMSAGMLPSALGVGEGGSFRSPMAIAVIGGIIVSTVMSLVVVPSFFLVMDDLSRLLGVVFGRLVGAKEQEREPLDTATLTDLHDQTSAQISTLEARMDGLEAGAAHPPRRLSAGPFGRD; the protein is encoded by the coding sequence ATGAATTTCTCCGCCTGGTCAATCCGCAATCCGATAGCACCACTGCTAGGCTTCTTCCTGCTGATGGTGCTGGGCATCCAGTCCTTTAACAGCCTGCCCATTACCCGCTTTCCGAATATCGATGTGGCCGTCGTGTCGATCAGTGTCACCCAGAGCGGGGCGTCGCCGTCGGAACTGGAAATGCAGGTGACCAAGGAAATCGAGGATGCGGTCGCCTCGATCAACGGCGTCGATGAGATCTCGTCCAAGGTCAATGACGGCGTGTCGGTCACCTCGGTGGTGTTCCGCATTGAAATTCCCACCCAGCAGGCCGTTCAGGATGTCAAGGACGCGGTGGATCGAATCCGCAACGATCTGCCCGCTGGCGTCGATGAGCCGATCGTCAACAAGGTCGATGTCGAGGGCCAGGCGATCCAGACCTTTGCCGTCTCCGCCCCGAACATGACGCTCGAAGAATTGTCCTGGTTCGTCGATGACACAATCAAACGCGCGCTCCAGGGCCAGAAAGGCATTGGCCGCATCGACCGGATCGGCGGTGCCGACCGCGAGATCCGTATCGAGCTGGACCCGGACCGGCTGAATGCACTGGGCATTACCGCCGCCGACGTCAACAAGCAATTGCGCGGCACCAATGTCGATATCGGCTCGGGCCGGGGCCAGGTGGCTGGCGCCGAACAGGCGATCCGCGTGCTGGGCGATACCCGTAATGTCCAGGCGCTCGCCACCACCACCATTGCCATTTCCTCGGACCGCTTCGTCAAGCTTGCCGATCTTGGCCGGATCATCGACAGCTATACGGAGCCGAAAAGTTTCGCCCTGTTCGACAACCAGCCGGTGGTGTCCTTCTCGGTGTTCCGCTCCAAGGGGGCCTCCGACGTGGCCGTCGCCGAACTGGTGGCCAAGAGCCTCGATGAGGTGCGGGCCCAAAATCCTGATGTCGGCATCAACCTGATCAGCGATTTCGTCTATTTTACCTATGGTAATTACACCGCCGCCATCGATACCCTGCTGGAAGGGGCAATCCTGGCGGTCATCGTGGTGTTCCTGTTCCTGAAAAACTGGCGGGCAACGCTTATTTCGGCCATTGCTCTACCGCTTTCCGCCATACCGACCTTCTGGATCCTCGAGATGATGGGCTTTTCGCTCAATCTCGTCAGCTTCCTCGCCCTGACACTGGCGACCGGCATTCTGGTGGACGACGCCATCGTCGAAATCGAAAACATCGCCCGCCATATCAAGATGGGCAAGACGCCCTATCGGGCCGCCATCGAGGCAGCCGACGAAATCGGCCTTGCCGTCATCGCCACCACCTTCACCATTGTGGCCGTCTTCGTGCCCGTGTCCTTCATGGGCGGCATTCCCGGTCAATATTTCATCCAGTTCGGCCTGACGGTGGCCTTTTCCGTGCTGTTTTCGCTGCTGGTCGCCCGACTGATCACCCCGATGATGGCCGCATATCTGATGCGGCCGGAAGACGGCCATGACGGGGACGAAGGGCAGGAAGGCCGCTTCATGCGGCTCTATACGCGGCTTGTTCTGACGACCACCAGCACATGGTATCGCCGCTATCTGACACTGGCGGCAGCACTGGTGTTTCTGGTGGTATCTGTCGGCCTGCTGATGCAGGTTCCGACCAGCTTCCTGCCGCCAGAAGATGCCGGGCGTATCACGCTTTCAATAGAACTGCCGCCCAATGCCACGCTGGATGAAACCGAAAGCCGGGCCAGGCAGATCACCGAGACCTTGAAGCCGCTTGCCGGCGTGCAATCGGTCTTTGTCCAGGGCGGCACCTCGCCCAGTGGTGATCTGGAACTGCGGCGGGCGTCCGTAACCCTGCAACTCTTCCGCATCGAGCATTCGCTGGTCAAAACCGTGGTCAACAAACTGATCGGCGGCCTGCCGCTGATCGGCCCTCACCTGCCGAAAATGACCGTCGTCGGCCGCACGATCCCGCAATGGCAGATCGAAAAACAGGTCTTTGCCAAGCTGCACGACATTCCCGATATGCGCGTCCAGAAGATGAACGATCGCGGTGCCCGCGACATGGCATTCTACTTCCTCTCCAAGAACGAAGAGGATCTGACCGAGGCAGTCAGCATTCTGGAGGCGAAATTGCGCACCGTACCAGTGCTGGCCAATGTTAGCGCCGATGGCTCGCTGCCGCGCCCGGAATTGCAGATCCGTCCGAAAACCGATGAAATGGCCAGATTGGGCATCACCGCCCAGCAGGTTTCCGAAACCCTTCGCGTCGCAACCATCGGCGATATCGACGCGCAATTGCCGAAAATCTCGTTGGATGGCCGGTTGATCCCGATCCGGGTTCAAGCGGCGCTTGGCCAGCGTCGCGACCTTGGTGCTATCAGGGCGCTGAAAATCAAGTCTGCGTCCGGTTCCATGGTGCCGCTCTCCACCGTGGTCGATATCGATTACACCCAAGGCATCAGCTCGATCAAACGCAATCACCGCGACCGCGTGGTCTCGATCGGCGCCGACCTGCCGCAAGGCGTGGCGCTCGATACGGCGACGGCAGCCTTCAAGCAGGCGGTTGCCTCCGCCAAAATTCCCGCCAGCGTCTATCTGAAGGAAACCGGCGACACCAAGGTCCAGAAAGAAATGCTGGCGAGCTTTGTCAACGCGATGATCCTGGGCCTGCTGCTGGTGCTGATCGTGCTGATCCTGCTGTTCAAGGACATCATCCAGCCTTTCACCATCCTTCTGTCGCTGCCGCTGGCCGTCGGCGGCGTGGCCGTGGCGTTGATCATTACTCATAACGCGCTGTCCATGCCCGTGCTGATCGGCATCCTGATGCTGATGGGGATCGTCACCAAAAACGCCATCCTGCTGATCGACTTTGCCATCGAAATGCGCCGCCACGGCATGGAACGTGTCGAAGCCATGGTCGAGGCAGGCCGCAAGCGTGCAAGACCGATCATTATGACGTCGATAGCCATGTCGGCGGGCATGTTGCCCTCGGCGCTGGGCGTTGGCGAAGGCGGCTCGTTCCGCTCCCCCATGGCCATCGCCGTGATCGGCGGCATCATCGTCTCGACGGTGATGAGCCTTGTCGTCGTCCCCTCCTTCTTCCTTGTGATGGACGATCTGTCACGCCTGCTGGGCGTCGTCTTCGGCAGGCTGGTCGGCGCCAAGGAACAGGAACGAGAGCCGCTCGATACCGCCACCCTCACCGATTTACACGACCAGACCTCGGCCCAGATCTCCACGCTCGAAGCCCGCATGGATGGCCTGGAAGCAGGTGCTGCCCATCCGCCAAGGCGCCTCTCAGCGGGACCGTTCGGACGGGATTGA